The sequence CAAACTCGTCAAAAATTTGATTGGTTTCTATTCATTTACTTTTGAAAAATATAATTCGTTCGCTTTTTAAATTTACATGAGAAGGAGTTTTCGTATGAAAAAGCAAATCTTGACAGGCGTTTTGTTATCAGTTTTAGCGGTGAGTTCTGCATACGCTCACAAAGGCAAAGAAGACACTAAAAAACCTGGGTTAAGCTCTCAATTAGTGGCTCACAAAGGCAAAGAAGACACTAAAAACCTGAGTTAAGCTCTCAATTAGTGGCTCACAAAGGCAAAGAAGACACTAAAAAACCTGAGTTAAGCTCTCAATTAGTGGCTCACAAAGGCAAAGAAGACACTAAAAAACCTGAGTTAAGCTCTCAATTAGTGGCTCACAAAGGCAAAGAAGACACTAAAAAACCTGAGTTAAGCTCTCAATTAGTGGCTCACAAAGGCAAAGAAGACACTAAAAAACCCAAAAAATCAGTAGCTTAAGGGCTTTAAATCTAAGGGGAGCGTTTAAAAAAACGCTTTCTTTAAACCCACTTATCAATTCTATCAATTTTTACTACTTTTTAAATTTTTCGTATACAGATTTTTTAATTTTTGTTCGATATAGTTGTGTTTCTAAAAAAGGCGTTTAACTTTCTTGTAAAAGAGTAGAGGCGGCTTGAATAACTTCAAGGGGCGTGATGGATTTCATGCACAAATGGTTTCTTCCATTCTTTAAGGGGCAGACTCGTTTTTTGCAAGGCGAACAGCTTAAATGATGGTTTAATACAATGGCTTTTTGGGCTTTATAGGGCTAGTCTCTTTTTCATTAGTGGGGCCAAAAAGAGCGATTAAGGGGGTTTGTGTGCCAGTAGCCACATGCATAGGACCGCTATCATTAGTGATGAATAAATCTAAAGTAGCGATGCGCTCTATTAATTCTTCAATGCTGGTTTTCCCACACAGATTATAAAGCGTTATGAAATAATAAGGGGTTTTTCAACAAGCCTTTAATGGACTTTAAAATTTCTTCAGAAACGATAGCATCTTCTTTAGCCCCAAAAAATAAATTTCATACCCTTTTTCTAACAAAATAGCAGCGACTTCAGCGTAATAAGAAGCTAACCACCTTTTAGCGCTCCCATAGCTTGCACTAGGGTTGAAGCCGATTTTTTTAGGGGTGTTTGGGGTGTGAGTGGGAAGGTTAAAGGCTAGTTTTAAGGGTAAAACGCTTTTTTTATCTAATTCTTTTTTTAAAAATTGTGAAAACAAAAAGCAATATTTTTCCACTTGATGAACTCTTTGGGGGCAACAGTTATTGCATGGCTAAGGAAAAAAAGAACGAAAAAATTGGGCAAAACCGATGCGAATAGGCGTTTTTGTCGCATAGAGCAAAAAAGCGGAATAAAAATGGTTGTTTAAAGCGATGGCCATATCGCAACCGCCCTATTTTTTGAGCGAGTTTGTAGGTGGCTGATAACCTAAAAAAGGATTTTTTGGTGTCGTCTATGAAAACGGCTTCTATTTGCTCATCTTTTTTGAAAAGTTCGCAAGTGATTTTTGGACCCACTAAGATAAAATGCGCGTTAGGGTAGTGGTTTTTAAGGGTGTAAAAAAGCGAGCTTGCCATCAACCCCATCGCCCAGCCAATTAGGCAAACGCAATAAAATGCGCATGCGTTTGGGTGCACTTACGCTCATCAATAGCCCCTTTTTTAAAGATTTTAAGCTAAAATTTTAACATACAAATACAAGGAAATGGAATGATTACCCCTAAAGTGTTGAGTGGGTTTAAAGACCGCTTGCTAAAGATGCGATACAAAAGGCTCAGTTGCTTTCTAAAGTTTCAGTTGTTTTTCAAAGTTTTGGTTTTGTGCCGATTGAAACCCCTCATTTGGAATACGCTGAAACGCTATTACCTGATGCGAGTAGCGATATTCAAAAAGAGATTTATCGCTTTAAAGATCATGGGGGTAGGGATGTGGCTTTAAGGTTTGATTTGACCGTGCCATTAGCGCGCTTTGTCTCTTTGTACCATCAAACGTTAGGAATGCCCTTTAAACGCTACGCCATAGGCAATGTCTTTAGGGGTGAGAGGGCACAAAAAGGGCGTTATAGAGAATTCACGCAATGCGATTTTGATTTTATAGGGAGCGAGAGTTTGGTGTGCGATGCTGAGATCATCCAAGTGGTTATCGCTTCCTTAAAAGCTTTGGATTTAGAAGATTTTTGCGTCTCTATCAATCACAGGAAAATTTTGAATGGGATATGCGAATATTTTGGCATTTCTCAAGTGACTGGAGTGTTGCGCATTGTGGATAAATTAGAAAAGATTGGCTTAAATGGGGTTGAAGAAGAATTAAAAAAAGAGTGCGATTTAAATCCAAACACCATTAAAGGGCTTTTAGAAATGGTTCAAATCAAGCAAGACGATTTAAGCCATGCGGAATTTTTTGAAAAAATTGCTTATTTGAAAGACTGTAATGAAAATCTAAAAAAGGGCATACAGGATTTAGAAAAACTATACCAATTGCTAGGGGATTTACAAATTTCTCAAAACCTGTATAAGATTGATTTTTCTATCGCTAGGGGCTTAGGGTATTATACAGGGATTGTGTATGAAACCACGCTTAATGACATGAAGTCTTTAGGGAGCGTGTGTTCAGGGGGTCGTTATGATCATTTGACTAAAATTTTTCTAAAGAAGATTTGCAAGGGGTGGGGCTTCTATTGGGATTGATAGATTGATTGTGGCTTTAAGTGGAATGCAATTATTAGATGAGCGTTCCACACAAGCTAAAGTGCTAATCGCTTGCATGAATGAAGAATATTTTTCTTATGCAAACCGCTTGGCGGAGTCTTTAAGACAAAGCGGTATTTTTAGCGAAGTCTATCCAGAAGCCCAAAAAATCAAAAAACCCTTTTCTTATGCTAACCATAAGGGGCATGAGTTTGTGGCCATCATTGGCGAAGAAGAATTTAAAAGCGAAACTTTAAGCTTAAAAAACATGCATTCAGGCATGCAACTGAATTGTTTGAGCTTTTTAAAAGCCCTTGAAATCATTGGAGAAAACGATGAAGACTTATAATATCGCCATTGTTGGAGCTAGTGGGGCGGTAGGGCAAGAGTTAATTAAGGGTTTAGAAAATTCTTCTTTCCCTATTAAAAAGTTTGTCCCGCTCGCTAGCGTTAGAAGTGCCGGTAAAAAGATCAAAGCGTTCAATAAAGATTATGAAATTTTAGAAACCATGCATGAGGTTTTTGAAAAGAAAAGATAGACATCGCCTTTTTTAGCGCTGGGGGGAGCGTGAGCGAAGAGTTTGCCACAAGTGCTTCAAAAACTTCTTTAGTGATCGATAACACGAGTTTTTTTAGGTTGGATAAAAAAGTGCCTTTAGTCGTGCCTGAAATCAACGCCAAAGAAATTTTTAACGCTCCCTTAAATATCATCGCTAACCCCAATTGCTCTACCATTCAAATGACGCAAATCTTAAACCCCTTGCACCTTCATTTTAAGATAAAAAGCGTGGTGGTTAGCACTTATCAAGCCGTAAGTGGGGCAGGGAATAAGGGGATAGAGAGCTTGAAAAGAGAGCTAAAAACCGCTTTAGAATGTTTAGAAAAAGACCCCACTATCGATCTAAACCAAGTCTTGCAAGCGGAGGCTTTCGCTTATCCAATTGCTTTTAATGCGATCGCTCATATTGATGCTTTTAAGGAGAATGGCTACACTAAAGAAGAGCTAAAAATGGTGCACGAAACCCATAAGATCATGGGCGTGGATTTCCCTATCAGCGCGACTTGCGTGCGCGTGCCGGTATTAAGGAGTCATAGCGAGAGTTTGAGTATCACTTTTGAAAAAGAATTTGATCTTAAAGAAGTCTATGAAGTGCTAAAAAATGCCCCTAGCGTGGTTGTTTGCGATGACCCTAGCCATAATCTTTACCCCACGCCTTTAAAAGCGAGTAACACTGATACCACCTTTATAGGGCGCTTGAGAAAGGATTTGTTTGACAAGAAAACTTTGCACGGCTTTTGTGTGGCAGATCAACTAAGAGTGGGGGCAGCCACCAATGCACTCAAAATCGCTTTGCATTACATTAAAAACGCTTGATAGGCTTTATTGAGAAAATTTGTGGTAATACTCGCCCTTGTCCGTGATGATTTTAATTTCTAGCAATTGATTAGGCTTGCCAATTCAGGCGATAAAAAATCTGTTGCGAATATTTTAATTCATGGTTAAAAAGCTTTTCTTTTTTAAACTTCTTGCTCAATTTTGGCTCCACTTTTTTAGTCGCTTCGCATGAATTTCCTCTATTGACAATGAGATTTTTAATCACAACCGGTTCATCATTCATAGAAGTGATGCTTAAAAGACTAGAATCCGTCATTTTCCCTACCAATTTCCCCCCAGTCGCGCGATAATCCAACTTAAAATCCAAATCCTTCGCCCCCAAATAAACACCGCTTATAGCCAGCAAGCTCAAACACATTTTTTTAAACATCAAAATCCTTTCGCTAGTAATATTTGTGGGGTATTATAATCAAATTTTATTATCCTTTTTGATCGTTTGAGTCGTTGCGTTTTTTCTTTTATCCATTCAAATAAGCATGAAAAATTATCTTTTGTTTCGCCTTCTATCGCATCTTTTTTGCTATGCAAAAGCCTTGTTTTAAAAGCTATGGCTAATTCCATACGCTTGCTTTGGGCGTATTCTTTTTTATCGTGTTCACTGAACAAATCTTCAATTTGCTTGAATTTTTTATCGCATTGTGAGAGTTGTAGGATTATGATAGAATTTCCCATTCTTTCATTAGCTTCTTTAAATTGTTCGCTAGTTGCTTGCTGGTCAGCATCATCTTTTCTATCATCATCTATCAAAACAATGGGTCTATTATCTAGCTCAAGGAGTTTTTGAATGGTTTCTTTCATCTCGTTTGAATCGTTTTTAAGCCCTGAAATGGGTAAGAAAGTGAAATCAATGGGGCGTTTTTTGTATTCTCGCTTATTGAAATACAATTTAAAAGCGCTCAAATAACAATAATCCGTGATGCCTTCCACAAAGATGATTCGGTGTTTTTTAGGGTCGCAAAAAACATGCTGACCCACCCCTAAAGAGCGCTTGATTTTATCTAGGGCATCGGAGTCTCTGCGTGCATTATTTAGGGAATAATTAAAGTTATTCTTAATCGCAGAGCCTTTTATTTCTTTTTCTACAATCCTTATTTCATCTAAATGATCTGTATCCACTAAAAGGGGTCATGGGTGGCTAGGATAAGGGTAACATTATTTTGATGAGCGTATTCTTTTAAAAACTTCCTGAATTCTTTTTTGGCTGGCACGCTTAAATGAGTGGCTGGTTCGTCCATGACATAAATAATATTATTGTTAAAACTAAAACTTGATCCCACATTATAGAGAAAACCAAACATGAAATTAAACGCTCATTGAAAACCGGTGCTTTGCTGGCTTAAGATGATTGGTTTATTTTGCTCGTGGGATTTTCTGCAATCATAAACTTCAAGTTTCATTTCATATGCCGTATATTTCTCTCTAAAAAGCTTCTTGTTGTGTCCGACACGAATTTTTAATGGGTAACTATCTTGACGCTCGTCTTGAGCGATCGCTAAAAGTCTGTTAAATTCTTTTGTGATTAAAGAATCCATTTTTAATTGCAAGTTGTATTCTAAAATTTCTGCAATATTTTCTAATATTTCTGTAAAATTTACCTTAAATAAAAGAGAGCTTTTATCATTAAAAAATTCAAGTTGACATATATCATTATCACACTCACCTTTTATTTGAATTTGAAAAGGATATTTTGATTGTTTAATTTCTTTTAGTAATTCTTGGTCTATTTCTTGCAAGTATTTTTTAGGGATATTGAACGATTTATTATAAATAGAATAAATTTCTAAATCATTATTTTTATCAAACATTATTTCTAACCCTTGCTCATATTTTAAGTTTTTTTGATTAAAATTTTTATAATTTAAAATTCTCCCAAAAGTATCCCAAATTGTATTGGGGTGAAAGTCCATTTTCCTAAACAATGAATTTCTAAAGAACCAATCCGATTGGTTAAATTCAGAAGGGGAAGAATAATCAATACAAGTCAATAATGTAGTCTCAAGGTCATTATCTGTGATTTTTAGCTCTTTATATTCTTTAACGATTGGCACGAGTTTATCAAATTCATAAGATAAACCACCGCTTAAAGGGAAATGTAAGTGTTGAAACGCTGTATAAGGGTTACACTCTCGGCAATGCTCTGCGAACTCAGAATAATTTTTACTTTGTTTGAATTTTTCCTTGTTTGCTTCAAATTTTTTTTTGATTTCATCAATATTTTTAGGGAACAAATGAGCGTTGCTTTTTTCATCTAAAGTTTTTATAGTCTCCCAAAGAGATTTTCTTGCTGATTCAAAAAAATTCCTGTCTCTGTGTCGCTTAATTTCTGAATTGAATAATAAGTCTATCTGTTTCAAATAAAACTGACACATCATGTATTTAATATCTTTAGATATATCATTAGTAACATGACTTGCTACATATTTTTTGCATATTTGTTGGATATTATTCAGCAAAACATCATAATTTAAATTAGGATCTAGCGTTTTTTGATTTTTGCAGTGGTGTTCAATTTCTTGGATCCACAGCTCTTTTTTTCGCTCAAAATCCTTTTTTCTTTTATCATGTATGTTATCATGTATATTGATATTTGATTCAAACCGCTCAAATTGTTTCTTAAAATTTTCATTGATAGGGTATTTTTTATCTATCTCTTTAATAATATCCTTAACCAACTCTGATAATCTTTCTTGAGATTGTACATTTTGTAAAACTTCAATTTTTGGTGCAAATTTTTCATTAGAGTCAGTAGTTTTAAAAAATTTATCTAAACTCTCTATCTTTTTTAAGATGGTTCCCATATCTTTTGGTTCAATTTCTCTTTCGCTAAGTTCTTTTAAATAAGAATAAATTTTTACTAATTGTTTTTGTTTGCCTTCCCCTATTACAAAAAATTGATTGGGTTTGTATTCTCTATTAGGAGCGTTGTATTCTATAATTTCTCTTATACACTGACAAAAATTTTTAACCAATTGATTATTACCACTTAAATGTTTAATTAATTCTTTGAAAAGCAGATTGTTGGCTTGTCTAGTTGCAAATTCGCTCAATTTTGATTTTTCTTTTGCAAATTCGCTCAATTTTGATTTTTCTTTGTAGAATTTTAAAAACGAATCTAATGTACCATAAGACATGATGAGACTTATAAAACCCCCTATAAAAACACTAAAAGGGTAGATGATTAATATTTTTGATAATTCCTTTACTTCTTCGTTAATTTCTTTAAATTGGATTTTCAAATCCACGCAAGAAAAATCTGTGGTTTTATTATTAAAGCTTGTTTCTTCTTCCAAGCTTAAAATAGTGTCTTTATTTTCAAGGAGTTTGAAATCATCTTCCTCACTACAAAGTTTAACATCCATACCATCAAATAACTTCAAAGCCTCTAAAACATTGCTTTTGCCGACATTATTTTCCCCCACTAAAATCACTAACCCCCCATGCTTGTTTTCAAAATCTGAATTTAAAAGCAATTCTGAATTTTTACTCAAATTCCTAAAATTGCACAATTTCAAAACACGCTTATAAAGTTTCATGCCTTGCCCCTTTCTTTTCATGCTACTTAATATAGCACAAACTCATTTAAGGCAAATTTTTGACAATGCATCAATTTATAATGCAAAATTAAACAAAACATGCTATAAAGAAGCCTTAAATCATTCTAAGGATTAAAATGCTCACACAAGAAGATGTCTTAAATGCGTTAAAAACGATTATCTACCCTAATTTTGAAAAGGATATTGTCAGCTTTGGTTTTGTTAAAAACATCACTTTGCATGACAATCAATTAGGGCTTTTAATAGAAATCCCCTCAAGCTCTGAAGAAACGAGCGCGATTTTAAGAGAAAATATCTCCAAAGCGATGCAAGAGATGGGCGTGAAAGCTTTGAATTTAGATATTAAAACCCCACCCAAACCGCAAGCCCCAAAGTCCGCTACCAAAAATTTGGCTAAAAATATCAAGCATGTGGTCATGGTAAGCTCTGGTAAGGGCGGTGTGGGTAAAAGTACAACTAGCGTGAATTTAAGCATCGCTTTAGCGAATTTGAATCAAAAAGTGGGGTTATTGGACGCTGATGTGTATGGGCCTAATATCCCTAGAATGATGGGCTTGCAAAACGCTGATGTGATCACTGATCCCAGCGGTAAAAAACTCATTCCTTTAAAGGCTTTTGGCGTTTCTGTAATGAGCATGGGGCTTTTATATGAGGAAGGGCAAAGCCTCATTTGGAGAGGACCTATGCTCATGCGAGCGATTGAGCAGATGATAAGCGATATTATTTGGGGGGATTTAGATGTGTTGGTGGTGGATATGCCCCCAGGAACAGGCGATGCGCAACTCACTCTAGCCCAAGCCGTGCCATTAAGTGCAGGGATCACCGTTACTACGCCCCAAATCGTGAGTTTAGATGACGCTAAACGGAGTTTGGATATGTTTAAAAAACTACACATTCCTATTGCAGGCATTGTAGAAAATATGGGGAATTTTGTGTGTGAGCATTGCAAGAAAGAGAGCGAGATTTTTGGATCAAATTCTATGAAAGAATTACTAGAAGCTTATAATACGCAGATTTTAGCCAAGCTCCCTTTAGAGCCTAAAGTGCGTTTAGGGGGGGATAGGGGCGAACCGATTGTGATCTCTCACCCTACTAGCGTGAGCGCTAAGATTTTTGAAAAAATGGCGCAGGATTTAAGCACGTTTTTAGACAAAGTAGAAAAGGAAAAATTAGCCGACAATAAGGACATCCAACCCACGCAAACGCATGCTTGCTCGCATTGATTTTTAAAGATCGCTTTTTTAAAGCTACCGCTTGCTTTAAGCAAGCTCTTTTATGATTAGATCATAGAAAATGCTTTTAGCATTTTTTTAACCAACCGCTTCACTTTTTGTTTGATTTTAAAAAGCAAAAATTCTATAAGGAGTCTAGAAGAAAGTCTAGGCAAAAGGAATGCAAAAGAACGCCGTTTGTCTACAAAAGATAGGGCTTTGTTGAAAGTGCGGAGTTTGTTGTTTTTGTTTTGAATATGATTAAAGAGGTGATCTAAAAAGGGAGTGTTAAAATATTTATCTTTAAAAGGCGTTTGCATCAAAACTTCATGCCATTTTTTCGCGCCAAAGACGCTGAAGATTTTCCAAGGCTTATCGCCCCAAAAATGCAACATGCACACTTCTTTAATGCTAGGGAATGAGGGGGTGTCAAGGAAGCTAGGGTGGGCATTATAGGGGTAAGGCAATTCTAAAATCCTGCCACGGCACACAAAACACAAAGCATCTTGATCGTTAAATAAAAGTTTTTCATTTTTCAAAATGAAAAATCCAATCAATTGGTTTTCAAGATTTTCTTTACGCCATAATTTTAAGTTTAAGGCTAAAAACCCTGCATTAAAGTAGTTGTCAAAAAGGATTTGAGCTTCTTCTAAATTAGGGAAAGCGTTAGCGACGCCGATAGATTTTGCTCGCCTTTGGCGTAATTCGTATAAATCCTTAGCCGAATTCCTATTCATAGCGATCAAATCTTTTTCTCTCACAGCCCCAAAATAATGCGCTTCAAGGGGGATAAAAAAGCTCTCACTAATATCGCCCACAAACAAAGTATCCACATCAAACATGATCATCTTGTCATATTGAGGGAAAAGGGAAGCCAAAAGCAAGCGGCACATGATCATTTTAGAAAAGCGTTTTTGAGAATAATTGCTGAGTTTTGTGAATAACTCTTCAATCTTATTGGCTATTATTGGATCAATGTTTTGATAATGATCGCTTTTAATGGTTTGGTTCTTTTTTATTTCTTGGTTTTCTTTGGGCGTGTTATGAGTAGAAATCTCCAAAAACTCTACGCTAGAAAAAGCGCTAAAAGGAGCGAGAGTTTCTTTTAATTTTTCTATATTTTCAGCGCTTAAACCATCCACTAAACAATGGATTTTATAAAAGAGTTTTACTCTCTCTCTCTGTTTTAGCGTTCGCTAGCATAGAATATAAGCTCACACCAGCTGGGATACAATAATTGTTATCAAAAGCCACCACAATAGGGATAATCACACTATCTTGCACACACAACCCTTAAATCTTTAAATTGAACCCACTAAAAAGGGTTTTCGTAATTATATCTTTTTTCAATGTTTTAAGCTTTCAATTTCTTTATTTGGAGAGCGAAAAAAATAAGTCCATAGAAGAATGGAAACGCTATGCAGAGCCTTTTAAAGATAATGGTTTTCGTTTCAAATGCCTTGACATAGAAGCAGTGAGTGATTCTAGCATTAAATCCTAACACATGCAAGACTTCGCTGATGTAATTAAAGCGTATTGCAAGCAAAAAAAGAAATTAAAAGGGAGTTGAAAGACTTACAAAGAGATAGTGAATTTTGGACTAAAAGCTCTCAGCATGAAATGGTTGTGCCGGTGGGGTGGGATATTAACCATAAAGAAGTGCATTAAAGAAGTGCGCTTTGAAATTGGTAATGAACAAAACCACACGCTTATTTGTGGGTGCAACGGGAACGGAAAATCCAATTTCTTGCATGTGTTGATTCAAAATTTAGCCTTCTACTATGCGCTTGATGAAGTCCAACTCTTTTTATTAGACTATTAAAGAGAGGGTAGAATTTAACGCGTATGCAGATCCGATTTTAAAGCATGCGAGATTAGTGAGCGTGGAAAGTTCGGTAAGTTTTGGCATGAGTTTCTTAAGTTGACTTTGTGAAGAAATGCAAGAAAGAGCCAATTGTTTCAAAGAATTTGAGGTGAAAGATTTACAAGATTACAGAAAGCATAAGGAAATGCCTAGATTTATCGTAGTGGTTGATGAATTTCAGGATCTTTTTAACAGCTCCAGTAAAGAAAAAGGTGCAGTGGAGAGGCATTTAACCAATTCGCTCAAAAAGGGTCGTAGCCATGGGATTCATTTAATCTCAGCCACTCAAACCATGCACGGCGATAATATCAGTAGTAGCCTTAAGGTTCAAATCGCTAACTGCATCGCTTTGACTATGGATGCAGAAGATAGCGATAGTATTTTAGGCGATGGTGTGGCTTGTGAGCTTGTGGGATCAGAAGGCACTTTTAACAACAATGGAGGGCATAAAAATACCACACCAAGATGAGTATCCCTAAAGCCCCTGATGATTTCAAAGCCTTTATTAACAAAATTCATACTGAATTTGGAAAAAGAAATCTTGCCCCATAGAGCATAAAATCTATAATGGCGAATTGCTTTTAAAAATACCCAACATGCTTGAGGATAAGGTAATGCACTTGCATCTAGGAAAAGGGGTGGATTATGAACAAAAGGACTTTATAGTTGGGTTTGAAAATAACCAATCGCATTTATTAGTGGTGAGCAATAACATAGAAGCTCGTGCAACCTTAATGAGACTTTTAGCCCAAAACATCAAAAGTGCAAACAAAGAATGGAAGAAAAAGCCACAGACAACGAGCAGTATTGCGTCATTTTTGTGCATGATCTCAAACAAATTTCTTCAAATTACAATCCTGGTGGTAGTTTAAAAGATTTGTTGAAAGACCACTTCAAGCAATGCCTAGCTTTTGAGTGCAATGAGGAAAACTTAAGGGCTATCAAAAGCTTAAACGCTATGGAAAACGATTTACCATTAAAAAACAAACGCAACGCGCTCTTCATAAATGCTTCTAAAGACAGCGTTACTGAGTTTAGGCCTTTTATTTTGTTAGAGTGAAAAAAAAAAGGGGGATCAAAAAGACTAAAAGGGTTTTAGTCTTTTTGAATCTTTTGCGTGACTAAACGAGCGATTTTTTCTCTTAAAGCTAATAAGGGTTCTGAGCCTTTAGCTAAAGCTTTTAGGCATAAATGAGAACTAGCGATCTCACTCACTGCCCCATCCACTTCAGCTTCTTCAATCAATTCTCGCGCACCAAATAGCTCTAAAGGGCAATTGATAAGCACCAGATTCAAATAATGCGTATAGCCATCAAACATGCACATGTTAGTCATGTCGGTGGTTTTTGGATCTAAAATCGTGTTGTCGTAATAGATAGGTTTATTATCTTGTAAAATAGAGATTTTAGTGTGCAAGCGGTTGAATTGGAACAATTCATTACGAGCCACTCGCCCTGCGACAATGATTTCACTATAAAGCAATTGGGAGCCAGAATACAAAGAAATCGTGGTATTACCCTTAAAATGTGCATTTTCAAAGGGGATCAAGGGAAAAGGTGCAAAGTCTAAAAAGGCGTTTTCTCCCACAACAATATGCATATCCCTACTAGCAAACCCATCTTCTGTGTTATGGATTTTCTCAAAGGATTGCGAAGTGATCCTTAACTTGCAATTTTGACCGATGTTTAATTGCATGTCTTGTGCATCGCCTTTCATTAAGCCAGGGCTTACCGCTAAAAGCATGATTTCAGCTAAATCGTCTTTAGGGTAAAAGGGTGCCATGAGTTTAAAGGGGGGCGTGAAGAAATTGTCTTCAATCACGCACCGTCCGTCAGCTCCTATTTTGGTTTTTAGCCTGAGCTTGGAATCTTGAGCGTAAGTAGTCATCAATCTTCCAATAAAGCGTTGCGCTTAATCCAAGCGATCACATCATCCAAACCTTCTTTAGAGCGGATATTCGTAAAAATAAAGGGCTTTTCGCCGCGCATTTTTTTAGAATCTCTTTCCATGACTTTCAAGTCCGCTCCCACATAGGGGGCTAAATCAATTTTATTGATGACAAGCAAGTCTGATCGCGTGATTCCTGGACCGCCTTTCCTTGGGATTTTATCGCCTTCAGCCACATCAATCACAAAAATCGTAAAGTCCGCTAACTCCGGATTAAAAGTCGCCGAAAGGTTATCGCCTCCGCTTTCAATCAAAAGCAATTCCAAATTAGGGAAACGGTCATGCATTTCTTCTACGGCTTCTAAATTCATGGAAGCGTCTTCTCTAATGGCGGTGTGAGGACAACCCCCTGTTTCTACGCCAATAATCCTATCTCGTGGCATCACCGAATTTTTACACATAAACTCTGCATCTTCTTTAGTATAAATATCATTAGTGATAACCGCCATGTCATAGTCTTTTGACATATGGCGTGTTAAGGCTTCAATCAAGGCGGTTTTACCGCTTCCTACAGGACCACAAACTCCAATTTTTACCATAAAATTTCCTTTCAATGTTGAGGTTAAAATTTAAGACATATATAGGCGCGAGTATAAACTCTCATGCTGCATCGCCTTAATGTCGTTTTGAATGCTTGCCACACACAGATGGCTTTCGTCTAATTCTAGG comes from Helicobacter acinonychis and encodes:
- a CDS encoding glycosyltransferase family 8 protein, which codes for MQDSVIIPIVVAFDNNYCIPAGVSLYSMLANAKTERESKTLL
- the ureG gene encoding urease accessory protein UreG; translation: MVKIGVCGPVGSGKTALIEALTRHMSKDYDMAVITNDIYTKEDAEFMCKNSVMPRDRIIGVETGGCPHTAIREDASMNLEAVEEMHDRFPNLELLLIESGGDNLSATFNPELADFTIFVIDVAEGDKIPRKGGPGITRSDLLVINKIDLAPYVGADLKVMERDSKKMRGEKPFIFTNIRSKEGLDDVIAWIKRNALLED
- a CDS encoding urease accessory protein UreD — protein: MTTYAQDSKLRLKTKIGADGRCVIEDNFFTPPFKLMAPFYPKDDLAEIMLLAVSPGLMKGDAQDMQLNIGQNCKLRITSQSFEKIHNTEDGFASRDMHIVVGENAFLDFAPFPLIPFENAHFKGNTTISLYSGSQLLYSEIIVAGRVARNELFQFNRLHTKISILQDNKPIYYDNTILDPKTTDMTNMCMFDGYTHYLNLVLINCPLELFGARELIEEAEVDGAVSEIASSHLCLKALAKGSEPLLALREKIARLVTQKIQKD
- a CDS encoding glycosyltransferase family 8 protein yields the protein MDGLSAENIEKLKETLAPFSAFSSVEFLEISTHNTPKENQEIKKNQTIKSDHYQNIDPIIANKIEELFTKLSNYSQKRFSKMIMCRLLLASLFPQYDKMIMFDVDTLFVGDISESFFIPLEAHYFGAVREKDLIAMNRNSAKDLYELRQRRAKSIGVANAFPNLEEAQILFDNYFNAGFLALNLKLWRKENLENQLIGFFILKNEKLLFNDQDALCFVCRGRILELPYPYNAHPSFLDTPSFPSIKEVCMLHFWGDKPWKIFSVFGAKKWHEVLMQTPFKDKYFNTPFLDHLFNHIQNKNNKLRTFNKALSFVDKRRSFAFLLPRLSSRLLIEFLLFKIKQKVKRLVKKMLKAFSMI